In Brachionichthys hirsutus isolate HB-005 chromosome 5, CSIRO-AGI_Bhir_v1, whole genome shotgun sequence, a single genomic region encodes these proteins:
- the zgc:136858 gene encoding uncharacterized protein zgc:136858, with protein MRIIKRVAALILRRGIQTHQSRLNKNDSLIRVHPSVSQALADNKPVVALESTIITHGMPYPHNLSTAREVEAIVRAEGATPATVGVIEGEVHVGLSSEQLNRLASCQSSLKVSRRDLPYVISKGLSGGTTVSATMIAAHRAGIPVFVTGGIGGVHRDGENSLDISADLTELGRTPIAVVSSGVKSILDIGRTLEFLETQGVCVATYGASNNFPAFFSPQSGFISPYQVRNPEEAAKLIASALSLRLQCGVLLAVPIPEEHAAVGQPIEEAIQAAVRESSAKGIRGRDVTPFILQKVNDLTRGKSLQANIALICNNAKVGSQVACALSKQANEKKLKGKSDHRHGNHSSVSQSDVVVIGGINVDFIAKGKIKKLFFGQTNSGRVCQSFGGVGRNIADSLSRLGQTPLFISATGADSHGEAVFNYCKHMNTSGVSRLEGQSTATYCVVIAESGEMILGLGDMDIHGQITERCVSQFDKQLSSATLVCLDGNIPVSTIDYVCSFASSRNVNVWYEPTDSEKACKPFLSDTWKSLSYASPNLAELCAMTKTLGIPTPEVLPSSLDDALSLAVTLSRPLLEHLHCLVVTLGANGLLVCGEHDSGSVNLQPRIQKKRRRLCALHYPALTVSAEEIVNVSGAGDSLAGAIMVGIHQQKDTDRCVRMGLLAARLSLLSPHPIAQTLNSDSVNPDKVHAQDWPKPTFMWID; from the exons ATGAGGATAATAAAGAGAGTCGCTGCACTCATCCTGAGAAGAGGAATTCAGACTCATCAGAGTAGACTGAACAAAAATG ACAGCCTCATCAGAGTTCATCCGTCTGTGTCACAGGCACTGGCAGACAACAAGCCAGTGGTTGCACTGGAAAGTACGATCATCACACACGGCATGCCCTATCCGCACAACCTGAG CACAGCACGGGAGGTGGAGGCCATTGTGAGAGCAGAAGGAGCCACTCCGGCCACAGTGGGAGTGATTGAGGGTGAAGTCCATGTCGGCCTGTCGTCAGAGCAGCTCAACCGCCTCGCCTCCTGCCAGAGCTCCTTGAAGGTTTCCCGTCGCGATCTGCCTTATGTCATCAGTAAA GGGCTCTCCGGAGGGACGACAGTGTCAGCCACTATGATAGCAGCACATCGAGCTGGCATCCCTGTCTTTGTCACAGGGGGCATCGGAGGAGTTCATAGAGATGGAGAAAATA GTCTGGACATCAGCGCAGACCTGACCGAGCTCGGCAGAACTCCCATTGCAGTTGTCTCTTCTGGAGTCAAGTCTATTCTGGACATCGGTCGCACCCTCGAGTTCCTC GAGACGCAAGGTGTCTGTGTGGCCACATATGGAGCATCGAACAATTTCCCAGCCTTCTTCTCTCCACAAAGTGGATTCATTTCTCCATACCAAGTCCGCAACCCTGAGGAGGCTGCAAAGCTCATTG CAAGTGCTCTGTCACTGCGTCTTCAATGCGGCGTCCTGTTAGCGGTGCCCATCCCGGAGGAGCATGCAGCAGTCGGACAGCCGATAGAGGAAGCCATACAGGCAGCAGTGAGAGAGTCAAG CGCTAAAGGCATAAGAGGAAGAGATGTGACCCCATTCATTCTTCAAAAGGTCAATGATCTGACAAGAGGGAAGTCTCTCCAGGCCA ACATTGCTCTGATTTGCAACAATGCTAAAGTCGGCAGTCAGGTAGCCTGTGCACTGTCCAAACAGGCGAATGAGAAAAAGTTAAAAGGAAAGTCTGATCATCGTCACGGAAACCACTCGTCAGTCTCACAATCAGATGTC GTGGTCATCGGAGGCATAAACGTTGATTTCATtgcaaaaggaaaaataaagaaacttttT TTTGGACAGACGAACTCAGGGCGTGTCTGTCAATCGTTTGGGGGCGTAGGTCGCAACATTgctg ACTCTCTGAGTCGATTAGGCCAGACAcccctcttcatctctgctactGGAGCTGATTCACACGGGGAAGCAGTTTTCAACTACTGCAAACACATG AATACAAGTGGTGTGAGCCGGCTTGAAGGACAGAGCACAGCGACTTACTGTGTTGTTATTGCTGAGAGCGGAGAGATGATACTCGGACTGGGAGACATGGACATTCATGGACAAATCACAGAGCGATGT GTGTCCCAGTTTGACAAGCAGCTTTCTTCAGCCACTCTTGTGTGTCTTGATGGAAACATTCCCGTCTCCACCATTGACTACGTTTGCTCCTTTGCCTCTAGTCGCAACGTAAATG TTTGGTACGAGCCCACGGATTCAGAGAAGGCTTGCAAGCCTTTCCTTTCAGACACCTGGAAGTCTCTATCGTATGCATCCCCAAACCTGGCAGAGTTGTGCGCCATGACGAAAACGCTTGGCATCCCAACGCCTGAAg TGTTGCCAAGCTCTCTTGACGATGCTCTGAGTCTTGCTGTGACTCTCTCACGCCCCCTCTTGGAGCATCTCCACTGTTTGGTGGTGACTTTAGGGGCAAACGGACTGTTGGTGTGTGGCGAGCATGATTCAGGCTCTGTCAACCTGCAGCCAAGAATACAGAAGAAG AGGAGGCGACTTTGTGCTCTGCACTATCCAGCACTGACTGTGTCTGCGGAGGAGATAGTGAACGTCTCAGGAGCAGGAGATAG TCTCGCTGGTGCCATAATGGTTGGGATTCACCAGCAGAAGGACACAGACAGATGTGTTCGAATGGGGCTCCTGGCTGCACGACTCTCCCTGTTATCGCCACATCCTATTGCACAAACGCTCAACTCAGACTCTGTGAATCCCGACAAAGTCCATGCTCAGGACTGGCCCAAACCCACTTTCATGTGGatcgattaa